In one window of Ovis aries strain OAR_USU_Benz2616 breed Rambouillet chromosome 3, ARS-UI_Ramb_v3.0, whole genome shotgun sequence DNA:
- the LOC114113748 gene encoding N6-adenosine-methyltransferase TMT1A-like yields the protein MALTIVILRLAVCILAFPMYLLDFLDLWNWIGKQGFPYFLARFTVMYNKQMASKKQELFSNLWEFTGPSGKLSLLELGCGTRANFKFYPSRCQVTCVDPNPSFEKFLIKSIAQNPHLQFECFIVAAGENMHQVATGSMDVVVCTLMLCLVKNQEQILQEVC from the coding sequence ATGGCACTTACCATTGTTATCCTCCGGCTGGCCGTCTGcatcctggcatttcccatgtACCTGCTGGACTTTCTGGACTTGTGGAACTGGATAGGCAAACAGGGGTTCCCCTACTTCCTGGCGAGGTTCACTGTGATGTACAACAAACAGATGGCAAGCAAGAAGCAGGAGCTCTTCAGCAACCTGTGGGAGTTCACAGGCCCCTCTGGGAAACTCTCCCTGTTGGAGCTGGGCTGTGGCACCAGGGCCAACTTCAAGTTCTACCCCTCTAGATGCCAGGTGACTTGTGTTGATCCCAACCCCAGCTTTGAGAAGTTCTTGATCAAGAGCATTGCCCAAAACCCACACCTGCAGTTTGAGTGCTTCATAGTGGCTGCCGGGGAGAACATGCACCAGGTGGCCACAGGCTCCATGGATGTGGTGGTCTGCACCCTGATGCTCTGCTTGGTGAAGAACCAGGAGCAGATCCTCCAGGAAGTGTGCTGA